In Apium graveolens cultivar Ventura chromosome 10, ASM990537v1, whole genome shotgun sequence, the following are encoded in one genomic region:
- the LOC141690634 gene encoding ethylene-responsive transcription factor ERN3-like, whose protein sequence is MTGYKATTTTVAASTTTRKNGDNRQDVVVQPTKTTARRFVGVRQRPSGRWVAEIKDSSQRVRLWLGTYDTPEEAARAYDEAARALRGENARTNFATLIKSSSMSSPCNGGLSEFESDSHHGLSFSSLKAKLSKNLQSIMARTSENKSSKSRVSDHFTFASIFNFKGTNNYNPYQNNTNVIDEKVVQPSIIVPHIDEPWSWESSSSSSFSNEGSNEWISGLRQHGLDSDGSSDSVGDMNIYEQLGFGWIGSPDSEGSRSKRFKVSSSIMVPPTFSHEYPPNGEI, encoded by the coding sequence ATGACAGGATATAAGGCCACCACAACCACTGTTGCCGCCAGCACCACCACAAGAAAAAACGGTGATAATCGACAAGATGTCGTTGTGCAACCGACGAAAACAACTGCCCGTAGATTCGTGGGAGTACGTCAAAGGCCATCCGGGAGATGGGTAGCTGAGATTAAAGACTCGTCTCAACGTGTTAGGCTATGGCTTGGAACTTACGACACTCCAGAAGAAGCAGCTCGGGCTTACGACGAAGCAGCTCGAGCACTTAGAGGCGAAAACGCTAGAACCAATTTCGCTACCTTGATTAAATCCTCCTCAATGTCTTCCCCTTGTAATGGTGGACTATCGGAATTCGAATCCGACAGCCACCATGGCCTAAGCTTTTCTTCTTTGAAAGCCAAGTTAAGTAAAAACCTACAAAGTATCATGGCCAGAACTTCTGAAAACAAGTCATCAAAAAGTAGGGTTAGCGACCATTTCACGTTTGcaagtatttttaattttaagGGTACAAATAATTATAATCCCTACCAGAATAACACAAATGTAATAGACGAGAAAGTGGTGCAACCAAGCATTATTGTGCCTCATATTGATGAGCCATGGTCATGGGAGAGCAGCTCATCGTCGAGTTTCTCCAATGAAGGAAGCAATGAATGGATATCTGGGCTAAGACAACATGGACTGGACTCAGATGGGTCATCAGATAGTGTGGGAGATATGAATATTTATGAACAATTAGGGTTTGGGTGGATTGGTAGTCCTGACTCGGAGGGCTCAAGGAGTAAGAGGTTTAAGGTTTCTTCTTCGATTATGGTTCCTCCAACTTTCAGCCATGAATATCCACCTAATGGTGAAATTTAG